One genomic segment of Fusobacterium mortiferum ATCC 9817 includes these proteins:
- a CDS encoding helix-turn-helix domain-containing protein, whose product MSKKIENLDKQKLQVLELYLQLESIKFGKTKKEKYREIAKRLKIAENTINTWVRRYYEDYLVYLQEAKELEENSKISNFEGLTEKQSIYIIARLHGNSPEKAKELAGYSPKTKAADIEKNPKVRRVMAQLREELKDDVKLSARSVINKLVEVSEKAEHGIEYTETEYHDETNPDGRKVYKNAKKKVEISISAAVNGWTNIAKLLGYDSKLEAKHELNTVELAQQRLAELKAKKLEKELKDDDNQPKVLK is encoded by the coding sequence ATGAGTAAAAAAATAGAGAACTTGGACAAGCAGAAGCTCCAAGTCCTAGAATTATATTTACAACTGGAATCCATCAAATTTGGTAAAACCAAGAAAGAAAAGTATAGAGAGATAGCTAAAAGATTAAAGATAGCTGAAAATACTATAAACACTTGGGTAAGAAGATATTATGAAGACTATCTTGTGTATCTTCAAGAAGCCAAAGAATTAGAAGAAAATTCAAAAATATCTAATTTTGAGGGCTTGACAGAAAAACAGTCAATATACATCATAGCAAGACTGCACGGAAATAGTCCAGAGAAAGCCAAAGAGTTAGCTGGATACTCTCCTAAAACAAAAGCTGCTGATATAGAAAAAAATCCTAAAGTAAGAAGAGTAATGGCTCAACTAAGAGAAGAGTTAAAAGATGATGTGAAGCTAAGTGCAAGAAGTGTAATAAATAAACTTGTAGAGGTATCAGAGAAAGCAGAACATGGGATTGAATACACAGAAACAGAATACCATGATGAAACTAATCCAGATGGAAGAAAAGTCTACAAGAATGCTAAAAAGAAAGTTGAGATAAGTATATCTGCAGCAGTAAATGGTTGGACCAATATAGCAAAACTCTTAGGATATGATAGCAAGTTAGAAGCTAAGCATGAGTTAAATACTGTTGAGTTAGCACAGCAAAGGTTAGCAGAGTTAAAAGCTAAAAAGCTAGAAAAAGAGTTAAAAGATGATGATAATCAACCTAAAGTCCTCAAATAA
- a CDS encoding phage terminase large subunit family protein, translating into MEQRTVSFFEDLLKVLKPAPNLTIGEWADKYRILSQEGAAEAGKWRTDRTPYMVEIYNCLTDSHTESVTIKSSSQIGKTEMLLNILGRYMHLDPCSILFVQPTVDDAKSFSKERVEPMIRDTKVLKTLIKQANKKGEGTVQGKMFPGGYVRFVGANSPSGLASRTIRITLLDEVDRFPQSAGDEGDPVKLAERRTATFFNRKMLRVSTPTDDTTSKIQKLYLEGSQEEWCLQCKHCGEYQPLKWEDIRDDEGVVKLECRHCGVLGTEEEWKRENQKSGIWIAKFPKEKKNRSFHLNALASPWATWKEIYEEYLQVKDDEMRMRTFTNTVLGETFVLHLEEQLDYEALFERREDYGAELHDNILFLTAGVDVQDNRLELLVVGWGYGFESYVVQYRDFPGSPGQEDVWIQLDNYLKRTFSFKDKNKRPLPIACCLIDSGGHHTGNVYKYVFGKSKRNIFAIKGLGTNGVNILNGFRKTTKKGVPSINLLSLGVNALKDLVYARLTILEGPGTCHFPKDSLKGCGIDFFKGLTAEVKVKVRTSKGEKIEWQVLPGRRNEPLDLMNYATAAIELLGIDLNRNRFNNKRDKKGEER; encoded by the coding sequence ATGGAACAGAGGACAGTTAGCTTTTTTGAAGATTTATTAAAAGTCTTAAAACCAGCTCCAAATTTAACAATTGGAGAATGGGCAGATAAATATAGGATATTATCACAAGAGGGAGCTGCTGAAGCTGGTAAATGGAGAACTGATAGAACACCATATATGGTAGAAATATATAATTGTTTAACAGATAGCCATACTGAGTCTGTAACTATAAAAAGTTCCAGCCAAATTGGAAAAACAGAAATGTTGTTAAATATCTTGGGAAGATATATGCACCTTGACCCTTGTTCAATCTTATTTGTCCAACCTACTGTTGATGATGCCAAATCTTTCTCAAAGGAAAGAGTTGAGCCAATGATAAGAGATACAAAAGTTTTAAAAACTCTTATTAAACAGGCGAATAAAAAAGGAGAAGGAACAGTACAAGGAAAAATGTTCCCAGGGGGATACGTTAGATTCGTTGGTGCTAACTCTCCTTCTGGTCTAGCTTCTAGAACTATAAGAATAACTCTTCTTGATGAGGTAGATAGATTTCCTCAATCTGCAGGAGATGAGGGGGACCCAGTAAAACTAGCTGAACGTAGAACTGCGACATTTTTTAATAGAAAAATGCTAAGAGTATCCACACCAACTGATGATACCACCTCTAAAATACAAAAATTATACCTTGAAGGTTCCCAGGAAGAGTGGTGCCTACAATGTAAACATTGTGGGGAGTATCAACCTCTCAAATGGGAAGATATAAGAGATGATGAAGGAGTTGTTAAATTAGAATGTAGACATTGTGGAGTATTAGGAACAGAAGAGGAATGGAAAAGAGAGAATCAAAAATCTGGGATATGGATTGCTAAATTTCCAAAAGAGAAAAAAAATAGAAGTTTTCATCTCAATGCTTTAGCTTCTCCTTGGGCAACATGGAAGGAAATATATGAAGAATATCTTCAAGTAAAAGATGATGAGATGAGAATGAGAACTTTCACCAATACAGTACTAGGAGAAACATTTGTTCTGCATCTTGAAGAGCAATTAGACTATGAAGCTTTATTTGAAAGAAGAGAAGATTATGGGGCAGAACTCCATGATAACATCCTTTTCTTAACAGCTGGAGTAGACGTTCAAGATAATAGATTGGAGCTACTAGTAGTGGGTTGGGGGTATGGCTTTGAAAGTTATGTAGTTCAATATAGAGATTTCCCAGGCTCTCCAGGACAAGAAGATGTATGGATACAACTAGACAATTATTTAAAGAGAACTTTCTCATTTAAAGATAAAAATAAGCGACCTCTACCAATTGCTTGTTGCTTAATAGATAGTGGAGGTCATCATACAGGAAATGTATATAAATATGTGTTTGGAAAATCTAAAAGAAATATTTTTGCTATAAAAGGTCTTGGAACTAATGGAGTAAATATCCTTAATGGATTTAGAAAAACAACCAAAAAGGGAGTCCCTAGTATTAACTTATTAAGCTTAGGAGTAAATGCCTTAAAAGATTTAGTCTATGCAAGATTGACAATTTTAGAAGGTCCTGGAACTTGTCATTTTCCTAAAGATTCTTTAAAAGGTTGTGGAATAGATTTCTTTAAAGGACTAACAGCAGAGGTTAAAGTAAAAGTAAGAACTTCTAAAGGAGAAAAGATAGAGTGGCAAGTACTTCCAGGTAGGAGAAATGAACCTCTGGATTTAATGAACTATGCTACAGCTGCAATAGAGTTATTAGGAATAGATTTAAACAGAAATAGATTTAACAACAAAAGGGATAAGAAGGGAGAAGAGAGATGA
- a CDS encoding DUF6148 family protein: MIFTEEQCRRHLDMWLAAEEALAKGQSYTIGNRTITRVNASEVSKNIETWADRLERVKGSGSPRFVKFIPRG, encoded by the coding sequence ATGATATTCACAGAAGAACAATGCAGACGGCACCTTGATATGTGGTTAGCAGCTGAAGAAGCTTTAGCTAAAGGGCAAAGCTACACAATAGGAAATAGAACTATAACAAGAGTTAATGCTTCGGAAGTTTCGAAAAACATTGAAACTTGGGCTGACAGATTAGAACGAGTAAAAGGAAGTGGAAGTCCTAGATTTGTCAAATTTATACCAAGAGGTTAA